The sequence GTTTTATGCAAAGAAATTTGAATCGAAAACAATCACGTAGCCATTCTTTTAAAGATATCTGATTCCGATTCAGGATTTGGATGTTGAATGGTATAATGAGAAATTGTTTAATTAACTTTAATTGGAAAGCCGGCGACGATTGGCACGGTAAGGCGAAGCTCACGATCCTGAGCACAGTGACAAAATTGGGTTCAATAAATATTCGAACAATTTTGGTCGATAAGAACAATTTTGGTCGATAAGTTTGGTCGATAAGTGACTACTAAATACTTGACTTCTTGGGTCAATGGCACGGGTTCAATGTTTACACCTGGGATTTACTGAACTACGTTTCTCACataatacaaaaaatattaatttttcaaatccaGTAAGAGGGGTACAAACTCcttcaaaataaaagaaaactacACCATTGTTTGAGCCGAGATACGTTGAACCGTATTGCGTGGGCGATTCCGAAGAGTTATGAATGAAAACGTTTCCTTCAGTTATTATTCATACCCTGAATGATGCTCCAGCCTCCATTTTTGGTACGTGCTAGGACGGTTGCTATGATGTTACGATCGTCGAGACGAGAGGATTAAAATGTTGAGAAatgcaaatttttgttattcacAGTGAGGCGATAAACCGGACTGGCAGTTGGTGTAGGTGTTGGTGGAATCTCACCAATTTCCTCACCCTGCTTTCCGGCCATCGCCTTATTccaattgctaaaaaaaatcaattcttacCTCGGTTTTGGTGAGAATGCATATAGGGGCTTAATTAATTAGGTATGTAAATCAAGCTGCTGGCTTATGGTTGCGAGGGGAGATTGATGAGTAAAGAGCTTTAGATTGGATTTTAGATTGTGGTTTGTTAAGTTTGCTTGGTAATAGGCATTCCGATGACTATTTTTGGAAGCCCGTAATGAAGGGGCGTAATTGGCAAGTGGGCGTCGAAAGTCATCATTGGAATGTTGTATCAAGTGGCGAATGAGAAATATTGATTGGAATAGATTATCATTTTAAAGACTTTGAATGTGCCATATTTCCAATGGGATAATGCTCACTAATGAAGTTGCTACGATCATTTGCGAGAAGTATTAGTGATACGGTCCTACATTTTGGCGTCCACATTACGAacgaaaatgttgaaaatattcAGTAAGGGAAAAACCCGTGATTCTAAAAttccagattttttgtaattaagTTATTGATTTCTAAAGTTCACATTTTGCGGTTTCATAGAATGTATTTCagcgtttcaaaaactttgcgGAAAAACTCAACAtaacataatcatttttattatgaAAAAGGAAATGATTCTTTTACTTGACAAGTATTTTTGCACTACAGTTTAAATCAGTGGTTCCCAGCATGCTTACATATTGTATGCATGTTCATATTGTATATTACAAAATGTTGTATATTTGAACTAAATATTTTATTCCTGTGAATATTTTACGAATAAAATATGTACTTGTAAGGACATTTCGTTCTGCAGGTTTCATCGTCGTAGCTGACTTCTAGTTTTAAGTACCCTTTTTGGAGTAGCGGACTTGACACGAAACTTCACCAAAGCATCTTTTCGGCTCAGTTGgcagaaaatattttaagctgttttttttcaaataaaattatgacatatgacATATGATTATGTCGATCGATTTTGTAATTTCGATCTCATGTTTTTTTATGTTTGAAGGTTATTGTGCACTACCCATAACTTGTCGTAGTAAATAACGaaaagttctgaaaaaaaatcccatttgGACTTCTTAGCAACATTCACTCAAGATTCTGAGCAAAATACGTCCGTTCGGAATTTCAAACAGACTACGTTTGGAATTCTAAAGAGTATCTGTTTGTGATTCTGAATAGAATTCCGGTCGAGATTAGGaattagtttgaaattttgaatagagTCCGATTAGGATTCTGTTTGATATTATAAACATAATCAgtttgggattctgaacagaatccgttcaaaggttctgaacagaatctgtttGTGATTCTGAAATGAATTTGAATGGTATTTTGGACAGAATCCGTAGTTGACGCAGTCAACGTATTTTCTGGAATTGAAAATCCAGCAAAATTCCTGTACATCCACGTAAAAacctattttgaaaaataaaactcaaaggtgcagcctaatcgggttgtacgcaaaggtgatgtaggactacgtagctattcgaaattgatggtatttgccataataatttgtgtcgttttattaacattgagcaaactgttcggaggccaactgaatcaagaagttgaATAGTGAGATGAcatagtgaattttaatggatggaatcactaacagcaaccaagctaccacgccaaacccaatgccaccgaaacagtccattttcgcaattaattcTTTATTTTCGTCAAACGTTGGTCCTAacaagaaccaattttcttttcccaatgttgctttccaactaactgacaccacaatttgtaataagttttcagcatcggcactggcggtgcgggatcgccacagtgctatttttatggtcaaccttttcttcatatgaaattctggttcgttgaggttgaatgatctgcagcaacacatcgagcaccaccaccaatgcgatggatttgctttgaaaatgtaattagcgcctccgtgatgctgtgtccgctccgctacgatcgctttgatgcgtctgctatgcgtaaaatcttgttcaaactgaggattagatccaaacccgcaagtgattgatttttgatgtctgtgctagtgatgcatgtacgtgattggttagtttacctatttctaaactttttatcaattatcgataataaatagctaataatcagtattttcaaataaatacaaagaagcgttggcttatccttgatcgaatggtccaaaaaaattgaaaatccatcgagaaacggcttagatattaaagtttaaagtctatcatattttcgtgacggtccccgattttcgcaatcgtaaagtgtaccccaatatagaaaacacagacgtagtcctacgtcaaaaacattCTTATTAGGGAGGAGGAGTGTATGACAACATTATTGTTACCTGTAGTATAACCTTTAGCTCCTTTAAATCTGCGATTAAATACAAATTTGCTACTATCATAACCCGGAGAGATAATATTAAAGTATATTTGCTGACGACCTACTACATAACATCTATGTATGAAGTTATGAATTTCATGAATCATAATGATAAAACTATTATCgacatacgtatctgtcaaatgtacaataaagtagtggaattaaatggaatagtacaaacttgtcttatgacaagtgaatacattccacttaaAATATTTTCCTTATCAATACTGgtgtaaaaaaacattttctcatATGAAACATTTTACCGTTCTGATCTAGGAACAGCCGCTTGAACACTAAACTAAAAATAGTTATACATCACAATTACTCATGATTTCTTAGTAATCATGATGTTTGTATAAAATATGACTAAACTTAAAGTCCCCACAGAATCTGATTGTCTGGTCGATTTGaatgttgttgtttttcaaCTATACAGAGTAAAGAGGAGACCAATTTTTTCCCTTCTCTAATTTTGAGCAAAGTGTacactagagatgggcaaaacagctcattgcagtgagcggatctgatccgttcagctcattgaaaagagtcagctccttggatcagctcttcagttctttaatgctacgttaaatttcggacacccatcatcccacgcgattttttagaattttcacaaaccactgactgaggagatcaatttacacgacagttaaatctctccgctttatgttattctttcagcgggttttccttcttgtccaaagagataaaatggctacaaatTAGTTGGACATagtctcagtgtccgaaatttaacgtggacaggctttattcaaacataattgttaatattattatttaaattttaattattgttcaaaaatttaaatttaaaaatttatgtcattcatttatttattcattcattcatcattcatctattcACCTCACTTTGAAATGATTAAAATGTTAAGCTAtagtgaggtaataatttctattgaaaaaccgacGATTTTAAaccgtctagttttgaagtctaggagTTAATTTAGAATCATTatatttatttctatacaaaaactaactcaacattattttcttttcataattctaagttacattttgttgataacgtttctcaaatcgttagtttgaataattcagtccctagtctatgatatgtatatgaaccatatcacgtgtcataagttttctcttcatactgggtgcagaaaatcaatgccttgtttgcgcgcttctaaccatgcgtagttgacattttcatacaagcgagcccTTTCATCTATATTGGatcccgaaatgcgagagaactaaaaacaagagagtaaaaaaatacagagcacggtgctacaaacaaacagagtgcacatgtagcagtatgctggcgggaaaacccgtcgcaagcaaaagatccgctccgtgcaagacacagctcccagttcggttcgtttgaacctagggacgttccgatactccaaaatatcgatattagattcgatacgataatcgaatcaatgTATCGATATAGCCGATATATCACaataaaaatatcgatatatcggaaaatcaaatgatatttcaagttttagaaaatttcaggaatatgttatttttattccattttaaGTTTATTTCTGTTTAACATTTACAAAATACAGTTTTACAATTAGTCGAACCAGTCTGCTTCGTCAATGCCACTGaggaaaatcaacttttcgagATGATTTGATGAAAGTCGATTCCTGGTTTCCGTCATAGTAGCTCCTGTTTTCGAAAATAAGCGTTCACATGGCACGGAGGTTGCCATATGTACCAGATGTAGTCTTGCTTGCTTGTAAAGTTCCGGGTAGATGGTCTGCATATCCTCCCATACCGTCAGTGGGTTTGCTTCCAAAGCGCTTACTGGTGCCGACAAATATGCAATCAATTCGTCAGCATCTTCACAAGAATTTGGTTTCTCCTTGACCAGTTGCTTGTTGAGTCCGCAGAAATCTACGTCATCGTCCTTTTTCCCAGTCGATGTCACCGTTTCTTCGTCATCCACTCCATGTTCTTCTTGAatgttgttgatattttttcgaattttgaaaagCGCTGCTGACAACGCcgatttattttggaaatgcaGATCTTTGAATCTGGGATCCAAAATTGTTGAAACAGCAGCAATAATATTGTGTTCAATTTGTCCAAACCGTTTATCTAATTCTGCGAGAAGGCTACCCTTCATAGCCTTAATAGCAGGGATGGTGGTCAAACATTTCTCAACCTTAGATCGGAGGCATTGCACAATCGGAATAATTTTTTGACAGTGTAACATACTTCTGGCCACTGATATCTCGTGTGACAAACTCGAATGGCTTTAGTAGCTGCAGAAGCTGTTTCGAGAGCTCAAGCTCCGTCGATGTGAGCATAGGTGGCCCATTGGAATCGTCCATTAATATATCTGCTACAATTTTACGCATATCCATGAACCTATCGATCATATAGAACTTTGAATTCCAACGGGTTGGCACATCCTTTTGCAACATCAAAACGTTCCCCTCCGCTACACCACTAGCAGTTTGAACCTTTCGAAGCTTATCAGATGCGTTGACACTATTCTTAAAGTACTTCACAATGCTTCGAATCTTGATAATAACATCGTTAATGTCGTCAAGCGATGTTGCTGTTTGGGTCACGAGGTTAAGAGTATGGGCAAAACATGGCAACCGACGgtggtcgaaagcttttctcATCGCAGCAATCATATTATTTGCGTTGTCTGTCACTACACTTACCACTTTAGCGTTCTCGATATCCCATTCAGCAATAGTCTCCAGCACAGCTGTTTTTATGTTCTCCGCAGTGTGGTTTGTAGTCATCTGTTTAACACTTAAGTTGATCGATCTGAAATCTGTTCCTTCCAGGTAATGTGCCGTAATGCCGAGGTATCCCTTTTCTGCCATCGTTTCAGTCCAGATGTCCATCGTGAGACACAAATGTCGCACGTTCTTGAGCTTGGCCTTGTAAAGATCTGATGTTGCTTCATATTTCAAAACCATctcttttttgaaatatttcgtcGAAGGCACTTTGAATGCGGGCATCAAACACTTCATAAGTCACCGAAAACCTTCACCCTCAACAACAGCAAAGGGACGATTATCTTtgcaaataaaatacagaatgttcgATTCAACAGTGGCAAAACGACGTACACctacaaataaaaataagttacTCAGCTGACAGCAAAATCATTGTACTATGCCAAAATAGTACCTTCAACAATGCTAGAGGATTTCTCGAAAGCCTTCAGAATGGTCGAAAATTCTTTTGCTTGGGAAGGTCCTGGTTCATTAGCCCAATCATCATCCGTTTTCTGATCGTTTTCCAATTGTTTGCCATGGGCAGGATCGGAGCCTGCAGACGCAGATGGTTCAGGTCGTGATGCACCGGAGAAAACAAGTTTACTATTCAATCGAGTGCGAGATCCATCAGGTTCTCCATTCCTTCTTAAGCTTATCATCAAATTTGGATGATGCACTTCTAGTTCTAGATGTCTCGATAAGTTGGTAGTATTTCCGCTGTATTTCACATGTTTGCAGCATTGCTTGCACTTGGCAATTTTATTCAACAcgattttttcgaagaaaatccatACGCGACTATTTGGTGGAGCCATTTTCGCAGATTCGAAAAACACGGATTATTAAAGACTGTTCTAGATGACAGTTGAGCGAAAACTACAGTTCCTTTATTGCCACGAACTGCATCTCTGGCCTATATAGATTGTACATCAAGCAAAGATGAGACAATTATACTATTTACAGCAGTAGAGTGGTGCTCTTGCAATGTACATAAGCGTTCGTTGTACATAGAAAGACAGACAGACAAGCTAGAGACAATCGCttgaatcatcacactgatgttagttaacTAGTGAATATTTGCTGGGGAGCGCATGTGTGCTAGTAAATGTGCTAGCAATCTTGCATCGTTCCCTTTTTCCTGTTTCTCAATGGGATGCTTGGTACGCTAGTCAGTTTTgtatatagatagtagaatctatagatgagcgaaagcatggctgagtcattttttttgcccgtgcacacgcacatatgacgtcacagcccttaacgtttccattgaaatcgtgacgtcatgctcgtttggagacacgtttgacagttcgtttggagacagaggatttttcttcgctcatctatatattccactatctatagttttgTAGCATTACCATTCATTTGTGTGCGTTCTATGATGTTTCTCATATAAGCTTTAACCCAAATTCGTACTGGCAAAGCAAACACAATAACACATAACGGCGTATGATCCAATTGAGGATTGATTTTATCAGGGATGCATATTTTTTTGTCAAGCGTTGCACTTTCAAACATACaagataatatttttgtgttcactTAATGTTTTTGTgttaatttttttcttattcgatatatcgatatcgaaagcgaaaatatcgatatggccgatatattgaaagcaatgtatcgatacaaaaatatcggatatcgaaacaaatataTCGATATTGCGATATATCGGaaatatcggaacgtccctagttTGAACCACATGGTTCGCCcgctagaatcggtcgcgactgatccgaatcgagatccgtgtcgcacggatctgagATGGTagcgcagctctcgcttccatgtcacagcaatttTGAGCTGGACTACTacatgagcggaactgagagttgttcggatctacggatcttttgcttggtacgcttcgttcgctaccgcactactaggtatattttgtgtgtccgttcgtagcgccgagtatgtgggtatgggttaagaaatagacggcaagctagattatttttgcttggGTGTTTCTAATTCCTCTCagcagcagaaatgatttctgttgcttggcaagatggtgctgtcgcttggcttgatggtgcttgaggtgcaaataataaacgatcagcacgtgcgcggtactggactggaatgctcatacaagctcgcttgtgttgcataccgcgagcgtggtattttcgtttgtgttgtacaaaatacaacaacGCGCGTACTCGCgtgcgtacgctcgagggagtttctctaggcgcgtgtttgacaatgatttcatcaatttaaagtgagctgctgagctgggcttcttcaaaaaagatccatggctcatcagctcaatgtaaggaagcgaatctttcgAACAGCTgctgagcggagcgcccatctctagtgtacactagggcagttcacatttcaaaaatgttcgaaaattggttggttggggatgtttatttgaattcatcccAATTTGACaattgtagggagacttgaataaattttaagtttttcacatacaaatttccatataaacattaattgacttcgcgccacccctaaatggcaaccgaattgcctgaaattttgccaggactcctatattatcaaaatgatgctaatagacatatgggagttggaattttcgaacacttttgaaatttgaactgccctagtgtACACacagcgcgtcttaccgcacagctaaggagggccccgatggTATGTAGTTTTCGATATATTTCATGAAAGTACATTTTATATAGATTAACTACATTGAATACTCCGATGTGAATATGGATGTACATTGAGTATgtggaaccggcttcatagtgctgggcaagatgcgccaacgtgtgactgggtggcagccaatcaacgcaaggatgtacaagctaaggataaaaggccgtttcttcaactatagcatcatcaacgtgcactggccacacgaagggaggcccggcgacgagaaagaagcgttctatgctgagctggagcagacatacgatggatgcctactgcgggacgtcaaaatggtcatcggtgacatgaacgctcaggtagaaagggaggaaatgtatagaccggtcatcggaccggataatctgcataccgtatcggacgacaacggccaacgatgcataaacttcgcagcttccctcggaatggtagtctgAAGCACTTTCTTCTCCCGCAAGAAAGgacacatggaaatcacctaatcaagtaacggaaaaccaaatcgaccacgttctaatcgacggcaaattcttctccgacaccacgaacgtccgcatttaccgcaatgcgaatattgaatccgaccactacctcgttgcagtatgtctgcgctcaaaacattcgacggtgtacaacacgcgtcggagtcgtcagagtgccagcaggaagatcgagaccgtgaagagacggagcaactgtaccgcgctaataacgcactatgagaagttaaaccgttcacgtaagggccacgagCCACAggccgatatgtgtaaggacataaacgggaaccttcttacaaacggtGAGGTGAGGTAATCCAAAGGttgcggcagcactacgaagaacacctgaatggcgatgtggcagacaacggtgacggtatggtgatgaacctaggagcacgcgcgcaggacatacgacttccagctccgaatctccaggaaatccaggaagagattgaccaaacaacaaagcccctggagttgaccaactaccaggagaggtGTTTAAagacggtggtgaggcactggctagagcgctgcactgggtcattaccaagatttgggaggatgaggttctgccgtaggagtggatggaaggtgtcgtgtgttgcATCTATAAAAAGGGcgaaagctggattgtagcaactaccgcgcaatcacattggtgaacgccgtctacaaggtactctcccaaattttatgccgctgaCTAACAGCAATTGCACGAGAGTTCGTGgtgcagtaccaggcgggatttatgggtgaacgctctacaacagatcaggtgttcgccgtacgttaggtattgcagaaatgcagcgaatacaacgtgccaacacatcatctatttatcgacttcaaagccgcatatgatacaatcgatcgagaccagttatggcagctaatgcaagaAAACGGATCTCCGgataaactgaaacggttgatcaaggcgacgatggatcgggtgatgtgcgtagttcgagtttcaggggcattctcgagtcccttcgaaacgtgcAGAGGGCtgcggcaaggtgatggtctttcgtgtctgcttttcaacatcgctttgaaaggggtaatacgaagggcagggatcgacacgagtggtacgattttcacgaagtccgtctagTTATTTggattcgccgacgacatagatattatggcacgtaactttgagaggatggaggaagcctacatcagactgaaaagagaagctaaatggattggactagtcatcaacacgtcgaagacgaagtacatgataggaaggggctcaagagaggtcaatgtaagccacccaccacgagtttctatcggtggtgacgaaatcgaggtggttgaagaattcgtgtacttgggctcactggcgacctccgataacgataccagcagaggaattcggagacgtatcatgacaggaaatcgtacgtactttggactctgcaaaacgctacgatcgaatagagttcgccgccgtaccaaactgactatttacaaaacctttattagaccggtagtcctctacggacacgagacctggacgatgctcgtggaggaccaacgcgcactgggagcacttttgaaaggaaagtgctgcgaaccatctatggtggggtgcagatggcgggcggtacgtggaggaggcgaatgaaccacgagttgcatcagctgttgggagaaccatccatcgttcacaccgcgaaaattggaagactgcggtgtgccgggcacgtagccTGAATGTTGGAATGATGGTTCACAAAAACGATTCAACGGTAACAAGAAGACGACGTGCACAGCGGacaaagtggatcgatcaggtggaggacgatttgcggaccctccgcagactgtgtggttggcgacgtgcagccatggaccgagctgattGGAGACGACTTtcatgtattgcacaggccactccggccttagtctggtaataaataaataaattatgtcGCTTTTTTGCTATCATTTATCAtaaaaaattcacagaaataataAACCAAACATTTGTTTGGTAATGATATGggtagggagcgggaccatttgggcagcacaccctattcccgtccgcaacgttaataactcgaccgcgttccaacaaATCGGCTTGATTTTTTGTGCATCATTAGATATCAACAgcaactaaccatgtactaaaaaacaagtaatttgaTTGTAAAGCAcgcgagtaatgaacgttgctaaCGGGAAtggggggtgctgcccaaatggttctctaccctatatGGGTGTATTTCATTATATCGGttccaaataaaattgaattattttaggcgtgagaaaaaagtgttttttcatGCGGTTATGAAAAGATTTCAGCTTAGTTATACAAATCAGCAAACATTTTACCTGCATTTATTGTTGGTTTTGTGTGATTTTAGTCCTGTCCTTCGCCTTGTATATGGTTCTTacctgaaataaataaaataaaatatttagttgGGATTGCTCTGGTATACATAAAGCATTGAAATATATTGTTATGCTTTAAGGATTAAAAAATGGTGCTAAAATTCTGTCGCCTATATATTATTATGTaactattcttcttcttcttattggcattaaatcctcacactgggacaaaagccgtctcgcagcttagtgttcatcaagcacttccacagttaataactgcaaggtttctaagccaagttaccatttttgcattcgtatatcatgaggctaacacgatgatacttttatgctcaggtaagtcgagacaatttccaatctgaaaattgtctagaccggcaccgggaatcgaacccagccaccctcagaatGTTCttcctttgtagccgcgcatcttaccgcacggctgaggaGGGCCCCCTATATATGTACCTagatattatatatattatgATTACCTGAGGTGGTTGAGACAAATGAGGTGGCTTTGTGGTAGCAGGCAAAATACCTGCTTCGGCATAGACAGACGATAAGTTCATTATTGATGCGCGATGGGTGCAAAACAGTCTCGAGACTCGcgttattttgttttgctttgctcGGAAAAACCACACATTACAAgcggcaaaacgtttaccaaaaacgaacctcgatacctccctacccatatatccaacatcccagtgattacTCGTGAAAGTGCAAATGACATGTCGGCCTCTATTAatgcgagtatcacgtcaacatattCCTatccattccttaattgacctgaaTTCGAACATGGCCAGCGTCGGTATTAGTCAAATTTGGGTTACCAGTTTTAAGTCATTGAAGGTGACATTAGACTTaaatatcatctgttggttctctgtgtacaattcattttttcatttcatttatttagttaacatccaaacagataacactgaatcaacaatttgacgccacaatgcacggttcgaggccgcatctctccatcctcgaatacgccccacgctcgccaagtcgttctgcacctggtctgcccatcccgctcgctgcgctccacgtcgtctcgtacctgccggatcggaagcgaataccatctttgcagggttgctgtccggcattcttgcaacatgtcctgcccatcgtacccttccggctttagctaccttctggatactgggttcgccgtatagttgggcgagctcgtggttcattcttcgccgccacacaccgtcttcttgcacaccgccaaagatgttcCTAAGCAccagtctctcgaatactccgagtgcttgcaaatccttctcgagcattgtccatgttttatgtccgtagaggacaaccggtcttataagcgtcttgtacatgacacatttggtgcggtggcgaatatttttcgaccgcagtttcttctggagcccgtagtaggcc comes from Armigeres subalbatus isolate Guangzhou_Male chromosome 2, GZ_Asu_2, whole genome shotgun sequence and encodes:
- the LOC134210209 gene encoding E3 SUMO-protein ligase ZBED1-like, with the translated sequence MVLKYEATSDLYKAKLKNVRHLCLTMDIWTETMAEKGYLGITAHYLEGTDFRSINLSVKQMTTNHTAENIKTAVLETIAEWDIENAKVVSVVTDNANNMIAAMRKAFDHRRLPCFAHTLNLVTQTATSLDDINDVIIKIRSIVKYFKNSVNASDKLRKVQTASGVAEGNVLMLQKDVPTRWNSKFYMIDRFMDMRKIVADILMDDSNGPPMLTSTELELSKQLLQLLKPFEFVTRDISGQKYVTLSKNYSDCAMPPI